One Nicotiana sylvestris chromosome 12, ASM39365v2, whole genome shotgun sequence genomic window carries:
- the LOC138882651 gene encoding uncharacterized protein has protein sequence MQQVIGSNAKISERVDAHDSAIKNIEVQMGQISMSLNNRPHGTLPADTQINPKDQGSKQLMVVSLRNGRDLDVDQKRAREIRQAETLIPVPIELDESTKLTEEPIVEVEDNKEQSQIIGKKRPPTPLPQRLAKYQKEEQYKKFLEMLKQIQVNIPLIYALKEMPGYAKMMKDLMSRKFDFQDLAMVTLTQTCSAMVTRPIAEKLSDLGSFTIPCTIDNFAFAKALCDLGASINLMPLKLYKRLGIGRARPTSMLLQLADRTVKRPYGILDDVLIQVGKFVIPADFVILDCKVDEEIPIILGRSFLAIGRALIDCETGELKMRLNDEEITFNVQKSIRRPSEFANCSLIDVVDVIVETDDEMLTMEDPLAACLMNVDEVNGEELAEWVLALEGRGFWDKTFEFEPLHLENRETPPAKPSIEEPPKLELKPLPAHLRVAFEELKKRLVTTPIIVAPDWEQPFELMCGASDYTVGAVLGQRKDKLMHPLYYASRMLTFRYLIKKKESKPRLIRWVLLLSFGNKYILVVVDYVSKWIEVAVLPTNDARVVVGFLKKNIFTRVGTPRAIINDRGTHFCNRAFEKLLAKYDICHKVATPYHPQTSGQVEMSNREIKSVLTKTVNATRTDWAKKLDDAHVESSWV, from the exons atgcagcaggttattgggtctaatgcaaaaattagtgagagagtagatgcacatgattcagctatcaagaatattgaagtgcagatggGCCAAATTTCGATGTCTCTGAACAATCGCCCTCATGGGACATTACCTGCAGACACccagataaatccaaaagatcaaggctcGAAGCAGCTGATGGTAgtgagtctacgtaatggcagagaTTTGGATGTAGATCAAAAGAGAGCTCGAGAAATCAGACAGGCTGAGACACTcataccagtgcccattgagctagatgagtCAACAAAACTGACAGAG GAACCAATAGTTGAAGTGGAAGATAATAAAGAGCAAtcccaaatcattgggaagaagagacctcctacACCATTACCTCAGAGGCTGGCTAAGTACCAAAAAGAGGAGCAATATAAAAAGttcttggagatgctgaaacaaatccaggtaaatattccctTGATATATGCTTTGAAAGAGATGcctgggtatgcaaaaatgatgaaggatttAATGTCCCGAAAattcgatttccaagacttggccatggtgactcttactcagacctgcagtgcaatggtgactagaccaattgcgGAGAAGCTATCTGACCTAGGGAGCTTTACAATTCCCTGTACTATTGATAATTTTGCTTTTGCTAAGGCACTTTGTGATCTAGGGGCTAGcattaatcttatgcccctgaAGCTTTATAAGAGGCtggggattggaagagctagacccacctctatgttattgcagctggctgacaggactGTAAAAAGACCCTATGGTATCCTGGATGATGTGTTGATCCAGGTAGGAAAATTTGTgatccctgcagattttgtgatcttagactgcaaagtggatgaagagattcccataattttgggaaggtcgTTCTTGGCCATTGGGAGAGCTCTCATAGATTGTGAGACTGGGGAGCTAAAAATGAGATTGAACGAcgaagagataacattcaatgtgcagaaatctattaggcgaccaagtgaatttgccaattgctctcttattgatgtcgtggatgtaatcgtagagactgatgatgagatGCTGACTATGGAGGACCCTCTTGCTGCATGTTTGATGAATGTAGATGAGGTAAATGGAGAAGAACTGgcggaatgggtgttggcattagaaggcagagggttctgggataaaacttttgaatttgagcctttgcacttagaaaatagagaaactcctccagccaagccatccatcGAAGAACCCCCAAagctggagttgaagccactgcccgcccatctcag ggtagcattcgaggagctgaaaaagaggctagtcacaacacccatcattgttgcccccgactgggagcaaccattcgaactcatgtgtggtGCCAGTGACTACAcagtgggggcagtgctgggacaacggaaagacaagctaatgcatccactctactatgctagtagaatgCTAA ctTTCAGGTACTTGATTAAGAAGAAGGAGTCTAAGCcacgcctgattcgttgggtacTGCTACT ctcctttggcaataagtacatacttgttgttgtggattacgtgtccaaatggatAGAAGTTGCAGTGTTGCctactaatgatgcaagagtggtggtggggtttttgaagaagaacatattcacccgtgTTGGGACACCGCGAGCGATTATCAATGACAGAGGCACCCACTTCTGTAATAGAGCCTTCGAGAAGTTGCTAGCAAAGTATGatatatgccacaaggtggctacccctTATCACCCACAGACCAGTGGACAGGTGGAAATGtctaatagagagataaagagtgtattGACCAAAACTGtaaacgccacaagaactgattgggcaaaaaagctagatgat GCTCATGTTGAGAGTAGTTGGGTTTAG
- the LOC104246315 gene encoding uncharacterized protein, which produces MDVPVKKPQDNGQKTSINDDVLARRLKNRERQRRYRERKRLKVDAMKVLGTNQLASVPVEVPVIAAPQYSVLPVNVTPLDSSMPVNVAPLDSSMPVNVAPLDSSVPVNVAPREYVMPVDVAPLDSSVPVNVAPREYVMPVNVATGKCVMPVSSASRESVTRVYSGRKWKCDARKAHAVGQKEVSSNGSVKPDLASTGGSQEPCLPHVQPANVALSNVISSPLTALENSGTPKSIPSRRHWKAEARNKKS; this is translated from the coding sequence ATGGATGTTCCCGTGAAGAAGCCTCAGGATAATGGGCAGAAAACCTCAATCAATGATGACGTTCTGGCTCGGAGGCTAAAAAACCGAGAGCGTCAACGCAGATATAGAGAAAGGAAACGTCTTAAAGTTGATGCAATGAAGGTGTTGGGCACAAACCAATTAGCTTCAGTGCCAGTGGAGGTGCCTGTGATTGCTGCTCCTCAGTATAGTGTACTGCCGGTGAATGTTACTCCTCTCGATTCTTCAATGCCAGTGAATGTTGCTCCTCTCGATTCTTCAATGCCAGTGAATGTTGCTCCTCTGGACTCTTCAGTGCCAGTAAATGTCGCTCCCCGGGAATATGTAATGCCAGTGGATGTTGCTCCTCTGGACTCTTCAGTGCCAGTAAATGTAGCTCCCCGGGAATATGTAATGCCAGTGAATGTTGCTACTGGAAAATGTGTGATGCCGGTGAGCAGTGCGTCCCGGGAGTCTGTCACCCGTGTTTACTCTGGGCGGAAATGGAAATGCGATGCCCGAAAGGCCCATGCGGTGGGGCAGAAAGAAGTGAGCTCTAATGGTTCGGTTAAACCAGATTTAGCATCAACTGGTGGTAGTCAAGAACCATGTTTACCCCATGTTCAACCGGCAAACGTAGCATTAAGTAATGTTATTTCTTCACCGTTGACTGCACTGGAAAATAGTGGAACACCTAAATCTATTCCCAGTAGGAGACATTGGAAAGCGGAAGCTAGAAATAAGAAGAGCTGA